The Branchiostoma lanceolatum isolate klBraLanc5 chromosome 1, klBraLanc5.hap2, whole genome shotgun sequence genomic sequence cacagtttaaaagtgtattCACAGAAGAAGACACCTCAGATATGCCGTCACTTGGACAGCCATGTACCCATCCCATGGAGCATATTAAGATTTCCACtgatggtgtcgaaaaaatgcttcatGGTCTCAATCCCTCTAAAGCATCCGgaccagaccaaataccaccttggttcctcaaaatgacggcTAGTGAAATTGCACCTGTGttgaccaatattttccaacattccttagacacaggagaaatcccCAAAGACTGGAGAGATGCAAACATAtgcgccatttttaaaaagggagatagagcggtCCCAAGTaactacagacctgtttcactgacctgtatatgcagcaaattgcttgaacacattattcacagccatgtcatgaagcacCTTGAGAGTCACAGtatattgacggattatcagCATGGATTCAGAGCCAAGCGATCAACAGAAACACAGCTGATACtaacagctcacgacatagctggtGCACTGAACAATAAACGACAGGTGGACTTAGCAATACTCGACTTCACCAAAGCCTTTGACAAAGTCCCCCATAACAGACTTATTtcaaaactggagtactatggaattcaaggTACTACACTGAATTGGCTGAAGGCTTTCCTGACCAACAGGgagcagacggtagtggtagaagggaaggcctcaGCCCCGGTTAGAGTAGCGTCGGGAGTTCCACAAGGAACCGTCCTGGGACCATTGCTCTTCCTTTTGTACATAAACGATTTGCCAgatcagcttgattcaaatgtgaggttattcgCCGATGACTGTCTGTTATATGTAGAACTGTCCACACAtaatgattcacaacttctgcaaaAAGATCTGAACGCactcgaggaatggcaaagcaaatggctcatgcagtttaatcccgaaaaatgctacattatgcacataacaAGCAAAAGGACCCCACATGTAACTAGCTACCAGTTTTGTGGTAAgactttagcaacaacaaaaaaacacccatacctgggtgttacattaacaaccgacctaaagtggggtgcccatgtcaacaacataacaaacaaggctAAACAGACGTTAGGAGTGATCAAACggaatttgtgggcatgcccattgaaggtaaaatcacttgcgtacACATCACTCGTAAGACCAAACTTAGAATACGcagcaacagtatgggatccatatactaagaaagacaaagaaaaattggagagggtacagaaccaagcagccagattctgcacgaacaactacgtcaggggtgctagtgtcaccaaaatgaaaacagatctgcagtggatgtcactcgaggagagaaggaaaatgtccagactatgcatgatgtacaaaatgactaataaattggtggacgtaccaactaataagtatctaataccagctcagaaaaggacaagaaatagccatgcctttaagtatcagacttttcaacctaggattgatgtgtttaaaaattcgtattttcctagaacgatcgtagagtggaactcgttacaaccaagtacagtggaagcatcctcattagatagctttaaacaatgcatgcagttagatatgcgaaggttagacgtgacaggtcgttcggtgtaatataaccagctgctgccgcgccgcgtgcctgcgaagctggtgtgttacgccgaatggcggttataccggctatatagatacagatacagatacagacacccaggtaataagatacgccagatatatatgtatgtatacacacaaacagacacacacacacacacacacacacacacacacacacacacacacacacacacacatatatatatatgcatatacatTGCATTAACCGCTTCTTAAAATTCTTCCGCAGTGTCTTTGAGGAAGGGTTCGGGGAGACCCCAGACTTCAGAGCGACCATCCTGCCGGACGGCTCAGTGACCTTCCTGTACCCCTTCACGCACAAGGCCGCCTGCCGGGTCAACATCAACAGCTTCCCGGAAGACAGCCAGGTCTGCCCGCTCAAGTTCTGCTCCTGGTCGTACGACGGGGTTCAGATGGATCTCGTCAATCGGTGGGTAGATCGTGTGCCATACCTGCTCTACCTTCTCTATCATTTGCAGATAAACCAACTCGAGAATCTccgtatacaatatatatatgatgatatCCTTTCCTTAtgaatgtacacacacacacacactcacacacacacacacacacacacatacacacacacacacatatatatatatatatatatatatatatatatatagagagagagagagagagagagagatggatatAGATtaatagatatatagatatagatggatacatagatatagatatactaCTTgatatagatagaaatataaacATATAGTATTCGAtagattcatacatgtactagatagatagatagatagatagatagatagatagatagatagatagatagatagatagaaataaatatagatatatggatagatagataggttaGTACAACTGAACAAAGTTTTGTTATCAATGTAGATAAAGCCTAAGTGAGATATTGTTTGGCTCCACAGGTTCCCGAAGGGAGATCTAACCAACCTGGGTCCGAATGAGGAGTgggaggtcactgacctgctGGCGGAGAGACATGTTCATTACTACAAGTAGGGTGTTTTCTTGGCGTTAAGTGTTTTTCATTTGTCCTTCATATCTTATGTATAACGcccaaaaagcagttactcattgacaagcaattGGACATGCTTTTGGAAACGGgcaatcttgctcagagtcactgacgaaaagtagtggatggtactatacttgaaacgtctgatcttttccaaaatcatatccagctgcTTATTATATGACCTTTGTCTCTcctctggatgtctaaccttaatggACTTAATCATAACGTATATTCAGGGTAGCCACACATAACAAATTAGATATCAAGCTCTTCAATACGTTCTTGAAAAtctatcgagaagagtaggggtgacccggtgtacttggccaaaaacgcgagccgtggcgaaacTGCATTacactactactagctacttgaaaaagcatgatGAGTCACCTCAGTTGATGATGACTACTTTACCTCTTCTACCTTATCTGAATATGATTTAATCGAGACTAAACAGAATGATGTACTTCTTGTGTCCAGCTGCTGCCCTGAACCTTACCCTGACGTCACCTTCACCCTAGTGATGAACAGAAGGTCGCTCTACTATCAGTACTACATCTTTGTACCAGCCTGTGTGCTGATGTTGATCAGGTATGTacatctgtatacatgtacatgactgtgcaTTCCTAGTAGATTATATCAATGGTCTAGAAATGAACTCGTTAGTTTTGCTTTACAAACGTTCAACAGACAGCCTAATCAAAACATGGATTTCCAAAGCCTGTGGACTAATTACAAGCCTCTATAACTACTCCAATATTATGATAGGCAATATAATATAATGATAACGTTGATAACCTGATATGTCACGTGTCTTCCTGTTGGAAGTCCTACTCATACCTCTTGTATAAATCTATTGCTATGTTGAATTTACAGTTTGCTGGGTTTCCTGACACCCCCTGAGTCCGGGGAAAGAATGACGATGGTTCTGACGGCGCTGCTAGCCAACGTTGTCAACATGGAGGTGGTGGCCGGTCAGCTGCCAAAGACTTCCACCTACGTGCCCATCATAGGTACGACCAGGCTATTCAAAGACCTCATGTTCATTATACATAATTATGAAGTTTGCGTATTTCCAAATTTACTGTATTGATGACTGATATGTAAATCACGAACTCCTTTCAATTTTAGCTAAGTTATTGACTGACAATATCTCATCATTGTATAGTCCTTTGTATTGAATGTTCATTTgatttcaatacattttttataTTCAAACTTATCTGATGTCAGTGATGATTGAATAGCaaaattcttttattcacaaccaagaatCTACACAAGCCACGAGCCTTTTGGCTCGTGTAactacttggttgtgaataaaataactTCTATATTCAGTCATTCTCCAACCTGAGGAAATTTGTCACGGTTATCAAATTATTGTTAGAAGTACTATTTAGTACAAATGTTCAATATGAGCCTACGTAAGCCTGAACTTGTACATGGATTTATTTGATTTGATCAATGTTTTGTATGTGCGaatgtaattcactttatcttcacagtagaaaaatttcacggtgtaaggaatattgacattttcactgaactttaacttcagggTTGTGGCAactgatttacagaacggatgtgtgaaggaatcataaataataacaatagtttttttcacggtgatgataagttcacggacTGTGaatcacggtacagaggtgaaagcagtgaacataaagttacactgaaagaaacaagaattacagtacaatgATTCCTTACTAATTCCAACAACTtgaaaagggatgctgggccCAGTGACATAACCACAGCATAACTTCGCTCACTGATGACAGGGCCaagtggagaagaagaacccattgttcccCGTGTTGGCATCGCTAGATGTTCCCGTTCAAGGTTCAATTCCGTACTAACTAACGATTCTTCTTGTCTCTAGGGAAGTACTTCGGCGCAGTTCTGTTCGTGAACGCCCTGGCGATCGCCATGAACGTGATCATCCTGACCTTCCACTTCGGCACGTTCCGCGCCCACCCTCCCCCAGCCTGGCTCAAGAAGTCCCTCCGCATCGACACGCCGTCCAGGTGGGCCGAGTGGTTCTTCTGGAGATGCTTCCGGCGTCGCACCATCACGTAAGTCAAGGCAAAACCTTTATCTATTCTCGATGACTCGTtcggccgcttttcaacaaggtagAGTTGAGGTAGGGGTCACAGATAAGAATCAAACCGTTATACAAAAAAGTCAAGTACTGATAAACAACAATGCAATAATAAATGACAATAAGtctatactagtatattacaTAGATTGAAAACTGCCTGTTGCCATCATGGTGTTTGAAGGCTGTCTTCGTCTGTCAGTTGTGTCAGAGCAATGTCAAATCAGCTGTCAGTAAGTTAACGCTGTATGGagattcatttcattttgttaccttcgccaagaaggttatgtgcTACATTTATATGCgacgtttgtttgtgtgtcagtggacatcatgatatttggtatgtgggcagagAGTGGGAAAACGATACTCAAGTTCGATagtggccccctagcggctttcgaAGATGATGCAGCCGAAATTCCTGTTTTTATATcacattttctgttttcattgttTACCAGCTTCCCTCCTGACGCCTCTGGGGTTCGCCTGAACTCCTGTATCTGGAAGGACCTGGAGGCCACGCTGTCCGGACGCACCGGCAGGATGAGCAGGCCCTACAGCACCTCAGCTATAGAGACGACTCATCTGACCAAGccgttcaacaacaacaacgccaTGGACCCGGTTCTCCTGGCCAAGATGGACACCATCGTCAACAACCTGAAGGCCTCCAGGACCAGCTGGGAGGAGAAGAGGAGGATCGAGGAGGCCATGTACGAGTGGAGGGAGGTGGCCTCTCGTGTTGACAGGATCTTTTTCGTCATGTTCACTGTGATAATGATTGTAGTGAACGTCGTGGTGTTCAGGCAAATCTAGAAAAATACACGGCGTACAGTAGGatggcgacctcgctacgatcgcgctgcgacgtaaaatttgacagagcgctcaacgaatttcatagatacaaaacgaatctttttacgctttgtgtgttttgttgccttt encodes the following:
- the LOC136422854 gene encoding neuronal acetylcholine receptor subunit alpha-10-like, whose amino-acid sequence is MKTWKSVPFILAAMLQVTSGSEVQSSEEELLMTLLEGYNTDRRPVKNVSDAVNVTIDVAVAEYLHLDDRNHMLTVNLWMRMFWTDQFLTWDPSEFNGVKSLRIQGSKIWRPDIVLFNSVFEEGFGETPDFRATILPDGSVTFLYPFTHKAACRVNINSFPEDSQVCPLKFCSWSYDGVQMDLVNRFPKGDLTNLGPNEEWEVTDLLAERHVHYYNCCPEPYPDVTFTLVMNRRSLYYQYYIFVPACVLMLISLLGFLTPPESGERMTMVLTALLANVVNMEVVAGQLPKTSTYVPIIGKYFGAVLFVNALAIAMNVIILTFHFGTFRAHPPPAWLKKSLRIDTPSRWAEWFFWRCFRRRTITFPPDASGVRLNSCIWKDLEATLSGRTGRMSRPYSTSAIETTHLTKPFNNNNAMDPVLLAKMDTIVNNLKASRTSWEEKRRIEEAMYEWREVASRVDRIFFVMFTVIMIVVNVVVFRQI